The following coding sequences lie in one Microvirga sp. 17 mud 1-3 genomic window:
- a CDS encoding DUF2848 domain-containing protein, whose translation MKLSFHAEGLNSPLEVEISSLIVAGWAGRDRHAIEHHIEELFAIGVPRPSSVPLYYRVAENQLTQASHIQVVGDQSSGEVETFVFQVGGELYVSLASDHTDRKLETHSVALSKQICAKPVAKGAWRYADVADHWDELVIRSFIQEGGERVLYQEGTLASLRPPLDLIAGFTGGAAMLPEGIGMICGTVGAKGGIRPAPSFSMELFDPRHGRTLSHDYTIEVLPEIS comes from the coding sequence ATGAAACTCTCTTTCCATGCAGAAGGCTTGAACAGTCCCCTCGAGGTCGAGATCTCGTCCCTCATTGTGGCGGGCTGGGCGGGGCGCGACCGGCATGCCATTGAGCACCACATCGAGGAGCTCTTCGCCATCGGCGTACCGCGTCCGAGTTCCGTTCCGCTGTATTACCGTGTCGCCGAGAACCAGCTGACCCAGGCCTCGCACATCCAGGTGGTGGGCGATCAGTCCTCGGGCGAGGTGGAGACGTTCGTCTTCCAGGTCGGCGGCGAACTCTATGTCAGCCTGGCGTCCGACCACACCGACCGGAAGCTTGAGACGCACAGCGTTGCTCTCTCGAAGCAGATCTGCGCCAAGCCCGTTGCCAAAGGCGCATGGCGCTACGCGGATGTCGCCGATCACTGGGACGAACTGGTGATCCGCTCCTTCATCCAGGAGGGCGGGGAGCGGGTGCTCTATCAGGAAGGCACCCTGGCCTCGCTCCGTCCCCCGCTCGACCTGATCGCCGGATTCACGGGCGGAGCCGCGATGCTTCCCGAAGGCATCGGGATGATCTGTGGTACGGTCGGCGCCAAAGGCGGCATCCGGCCAGCGCCATCCTTCAGCATGGAGTTGTTTGATCCGCGCCACGGGCGCACATTGAGCCACGACTATACCATCGAGGTTCTGCCGGAGATTTCCTGA
- a CDS encoding putative hydro-lyase, which produces MPSVTHNDAAYRARLDARAGILTGPTANLAPGHVQANLAILPEDLAHDFLRFCQRNPKPCPLLAVSETGDPFLPELGRDIDIRTDVPRYRVWRHGELVAEPTDIRDLWNDKLVSFLIGCSFSFEEAMLADGLPVRHIEQGCNVPMYRTNMPTVATGPFSGPLVVSMRPLKAADAIRAVQVTSRFPSVHGAPVHLGDPSLIGIADIGKPDYGDPVEIREGEIPVFWACGVTPQSVIANVRPEFCITHAPGHMLVTDLLNSSISVL; this is translated from the coding sequence ATGCCTTCAGTGACCCATAACGACGCCGCCTATCGGGCGCGGCTCGATGCCCGTGCGGGCATTCTGACGGGCCCGACGGCGAATCTCGCCCCCGGCCATGTGCAGGCGAACCTCGCCATCCTTCCGGAGGATCTGGCGCACGACTTCCTCCGCTTCTGCCAGCGCAACCCCAAGCCATGCCCGCTTCTGGCGGTGTCCGAAACGGGCGATCCGTTCCTGCCGGAACTGGGCCGGGATATCGACATCCGCACGGATGTACCGCGCTACAGGGTGTGGCGGCACGGCGAACTCGTGGCCGAGCCCACGGATATTCGCGATCTGTGGAACGACAAGCTCGTCTCGTTCCTGATCGGCTGCTCGTTCTCGTTCGAGGAGGCCATGCTGGCCGATGGCCTGCCCGTGCGCCATATCGAACAGGGCTGCAATGTGCCCATGTACCGGACCAACATGCCGACCGTGGCGACTGGGCCGTTCTCGGGACCGCTCGTGGTCTCCATGCGTCCGCTCAAGGCCGCGGACGCAATCCGGGCCGTGCAGGTGACGTCCCGCTTTCCATCCGTGCACGGCGCGCCGGTGCATCTGGGCGATCCTTCGCTGATCGGCATCGCCGACATCGGCAAGCCGGATTACGGCGATCCCGTCGAGATCCGGGAGGGCGAGATCCCGGTCTTCTGGGCCTGCGGGGTCACGCCGCAATCGGTCATCGCAAATGTCCGGCCGGAATTCTGCATCACCCATGCGCCCGGTCACATGCTTGTCACCGACCTCCTGAATTCCTCCATTTCGGTGCTCTGA